Proteins from a single region of Strix uralensis isolate ZFMK-TIS-50842 chromosome 12, bStrUra1, whole genome shotgun sequence:
- the CEBPG gene encoding CCAAT/enhancer-binding protein gamma, which yields MSKTSQQNTATDANGVSVIHTQAHTSGLQQVPQLVPVSPGGGGKAVPPSKQGKKNSFVDRNSDEYRQRRERNNMAVKKSRLKSKQKAQDTLQRVNQLKEENERLEAKIKLLTKELSVLKDLFLEHAHNLADNVQPVGTETTTTNPENNGQ from the coding sequence ATGAGCAAGACATCCCAACAGAACACCGCTACAGATGCGAATGGAGTAAGCGTGATTCACACCCAAGCACACACCAGTGGTTTGCAGCAGGTTCCCCAGCTGGTGCCCGTTAGTCCTGGTGGCGGAGGCAAAGCTGTGCCTCCCAgcaaacagggaaagaaaaattcctttgtGGATAGAAACAGTGATGAGTATCGTCAGCGCAGAGAGCGAAACAACATGGCAGTGAAAAAGAGCCGgttaaaaagcaagcagaaagcaCAAGACACGCTGCAAAGGGTGAACCAgctcaaagaagaaaatgaacgTTTAGAGGCAAAAATTAAGCTCCTGACCAAGGAACTGAGCGTACTGAAAGACTTGTTCCTTGAGCATGCGCACAATCTTGCAGACAATGTGCAACCTGTTGGCACTGAAACCACCACAACAAATCCAGAAAACAATGGACAGTAG